The proteins below come from a single Gossypium raimondii isolate GPD5lz chromosome 2, ASM2569854v1, whole genome shotgun sequence genomic window:
- the LOC128033768 gene encoding uncharacterized protein LOC128033768, which translates to MGYLRRGSTKHHVRECPLRADQVQAVGSGTAQPLGVVQKSPRGRGQARGGNEVQETVFLADLMELPFGEFDMILRMDWLVKHRVCLDYATKRVVLRIEGGNEVVVIGECQNYLANVISILVAEKMVCKGCEAYLAYVIVFASRDSTVKDIRIVRDFLDVFAEELPGLPPNREVEFGIELLPGTALVSIAPYRMAPKELTELKLRVKEVDVHKTTFKTRYSHYEFLVMPFGLTNAPTAFMYLMNRVFQQYLDRFVVVFIDSILVYSRTEDEHDEHLRIVLQILREKQLYAKFSKCEYWLRTETFLGHVVSVEGIRVDPQKIKAVLDWKQPKNVSEIRSFLGLAGYYQRFVEGFSLIAAPLTKLLHKSIPFDWTNAQQESFEKLKTVLTEAPILVQPQHGKEFIVYSDASHYDPGKANVVANELSRTVMTDLRAMFARLSLFDDESLLAELQVKPTWIE; encoded by the exons ATGGGGTATTTAAGACGCGGGTCTACTAAGCATCATGTTCGAGAGTGTCCGCTGAGGGCCGATCAGGTGCAAGCTGTAGGTTCTGGTACTGCACAGCCACTGGGGGTAGTTCAGAAATCGCCTAGGGGCCGTGGTCAggctaggggtggtaatg AGGTTCAAGAGACGGTAtttctggctgatttgatggAGCTTCCGTTTGGGGAGTTCGATATGATATTGAGGATGGACTGGTTGGTCAAACACCGTGTCTGTTTGGACTATGCGACTAAGAGGGTTGTATTGAGAATTGAAGGGGGTAATGAAGTAGTTGTGATTGGGGAATGTCAGAATTACTTGGCTAACGTGATCTCTATACTGGTAGCTGAAAAAATGGTTTGCAAAGGATGTGAGGCGTATTTGGCCTACGTAATTGTTTTTGCTTCTCGGGACTCTACTGTTAAGGACATCAGAATTGTGAGAGATTTTCTGGACGTCTTTGCTGAGGAGCTACCGGGTTTACCTCCAAATCgagaagtggagtttgggattgagcttCTCCCTGGTACAGCTCTGGTGTCTATCGCTCCCTATcgaatggcaccgaaggagcttacGGAGCTCAAG ttgagggttaaggagGTTGATGTGCATAAGACGACATTTAAAACTCGTTATagtcactacgagttcctagtgatgccatttggactgactAATGCACCAACAGCTTTCATGTATTTGATGAACCGAGTGTTTCAGCAGTACCTGGATCGGTTTGTAGTAGTGTTCATCGATAGCATATTGGTTTATTCAAGGACTGaagatgagcatgatgagcacctGAGGATTGTTCTTcaaattttgagggaaaagcagctctatgctaagttcagcaagtgTGAGTACTGGTTACGTACAGAAACATTTCTAGGTCATGTGGTGTCTGTTGAGGGTATTCGAGTCGATCCTCAAAAAATTAAGGCTGTTTTGGACTGGAAGCAGCCTAAGAATGTGTCTGAAATTCGCAGCTTTTTGGGGCTGGCAGGTTATTACCAACGGTTTGTGGAAGGATTTTCACTGATCgcagcacccttgactaagctgttACATAAAAGTATACCGTTTGACTGGACTAATGCGCaacaagagagctttgagaagcttaagactgTACTGACTGAGGCTCCTATTTTGGTACAGCCTCAACATGGAAAGGAGTTCAtagtttatagtgatgcatcacat TACGACCCCGGCAAGGCTAATGTGGTGGCGAATGAGTTGAGCCGTACGGTTATGACCGATCTGAGAGCGATGTTTGCTCGTCTTAGCCTATTTGACGATGAAAGTCTGTTGGCAGAACTTCAAGTCAAACCGACATGGATTGAATAG
- the LOC128033770 gene encoding uncharacterized protein LOC128033770, translating into MAPYEALYGRKSRTPLCWTELGERRVLGPELVSETKDKGLAMEKVLRFGRKRKLSPRFIGLYLILKRVRLVAYQLELPPELVRIHDVFHVLMLRHYCSDPTHVVSVEEIEVRPDLTFEEEPVQILDRDVKVLQKKSILLAKLKW; encoded by the exons atggcaccttacgaggcactGTACGGTAGAAAAAGTCGcactcctttatgttggactgagttgggcgagcgaCGTGTtctgggtcctgagttggtctcTGAGACAAAggataag GGTCTCGCCATGGAAAAGGTTCTAAGGTTTGGTCGCAAGCGCAAGTTGAGCCCTCGGTTTATTGGACTTTACCTCATTTTGAAACGTGTGAGGCTTGTCGCTTatcagttggagttacctccGGAGTTGGTCCgcattcatgatgtttttcacgTCTTGATGTTGAGGCACTACTGCTCTGATCCCACACATGTTGTttctgttgaggagattgaggttaggccagacTTGACCTTTGAGGAGGAGCCGGTTCAGATTTTGGATCGTGATGTAAAGGTCCTTCAGAAAAAGTCTATTCTCTTAGCGAAG CTGAaatggtaa